AAGTGCTGCATGAAATCAAGATAAAATGCCAAATTTTGTAAAGAAACCAAGGTCAATCCGGTTATTTCCCCTACATTTAAAAGATGATGGATATAGGCTTTGCTATACTGAGAATTCTCTCCCTTTAATTCCGCATCTAATGGGTCAAAATCTCTAGCATAGCGTCCCCCTTTGATGGGAATTTTTCCCGACCAAGTAAAAGCTGTTCCATGACGAGCGGCTCTTGTCGGCATAACGCAATCGAATAAATCTACGCCTCTCATGACGGCTTCAATAATATTTCGAGGGGTGCCGACTCCCATTAAATAGCGAGGCTTGTCAATTGGCAAAAAGAGCTCTGCTGCTTCGATCATGGCATTTCTTATTTCGGCGGGCACGCCGACGGATAATCCTCCGATAGCGAACCCTTCAAAAGGAAGCCGGCTTAACTGATGGGCAGCCTCCTGCCTTAGCGCCGCATAAGCTTGCCCGTGGATAATGGCAAATAAACCTTGATGCGGCTGAAGAGGACAATCCCGACATTGCTTGGCCCATCGATAAGATCTTTCAACAGCTTTTAACGCCTCTTCATAAGAACTCGGATAAGGCAAACAGGCATCCAATGTCATGACAATATCCCCTCCCATCACTTTTTGCGCTTCCATGCTTTCTCGCGGTCCAAGCGTGTAGCGGGTCCCATCAATATGAGATTGAAAAAGAAGCCCTTCATCAATTGCGCGATTAAGATGAGAAAGAGAAGCGACCTGAAATCCGCCCGAATCGGTCAAGATGGGCTTTGGCCAGCGCATGAATGCATGCAAGCCTCCTGCTTTTTGAATAAGGGCAAGCCCTGGCCTTAGCATGATATGATAGGCATTTACGACGAGAATTGGAGCCTCGAGATCTAGTAAATGCCGTTGGGTGAGCGTTTTAACGGAGCCTCGCGTCCCAACTGGCATAAAAGCCGGCGTTTCAATGCTTCCATGCGCCGTTTCAATTAATCCCAAGCGGGCCCTGGATGTCCCATCCTTCTTAAGAAGATTAAAGCAAAAAGAAGACATGCCTATACACAAGTAAATTTACTTGTATATATAAGACATCAACGTGTTAAGACAATAATATTTTCTACGTGAACGGTTTGCGGAAACTGGTCGACAGGCTGGACTTCTTTCAGCCGATAGCCGCCTGCCAGCAAGTCACCTAAATTAGCGGCTTGGGTCGCAGGATTGCAAGAAACGTAAATAAGCTTAGGAGCCTGCAGTTCTAATAAATGCTGAATAGCTCTTGGATCCAAACCTACTCGCGGAGGATCGACCAAAACAATATCCGGACGCTGCTTCTTCTCTTGCAATAGAGCAGCTAATGAATGCCCAACATCACCAGACCGAACTGTCATATTGCTCAGACCGTTTGTTTTGATATTCTCCCGGGCATCCAAAACAGACTCTGGGTTCAGCTCAATGCCGATGACTTCTTTTGCCCACTTAGCGCAGCAAACCCCCAGCGTTCCCGTTCCACAATAAAGATCGTAAACCAGCGAATCAGGGGAAAGATCTGCCATTTTCAACGCACAATTATATAATTGTTCAGCTTGCCGCGTATTTGGCTGAAAGAAGGCAGAAGGGCTAACGCGAAATTGCAAAGCATGCGATTGATCGTTCAATTGTAAGTGGATGATTTCCCGAATATGATCCGGACCATAAAGCAACATTTCATAAAAGCTGGTCGGTCTCCCCTTACCAATTTGCTGAATGCGCAAGAAAATGGAAAGCCTTTGACTCGAGTCGGCCGGTTCAATGGCTTGGCGTAAAACGGCAACAAAACTCTCTAAATGGCGTTTTTGTAAAGCAAAGCTTGGATTGCCAGACACCGTCAGCATGATTAAACGATCGCCCGTTCGTTGGCCTTCCCGAATGGTCAACGTTCGCAAAGATCCCGTATCGCGTCCTGCATGATAAGCATCCAATCCGGACTCTTCCCACCATTGTCTAACCGCCTTGACCGCCTCGACAAACCAAGGGTTGACCAAATGGCATTCTTGCATTTCAAAAACATGCCCCCTTGTGCCATATAGAATCAATCCCAAATAGCGATTTTGAGCTTTATCGCTAGAAAAAGTCAGCTCCATTTTATTGCGGTATTGCCAAGGAGGCGAACAAGGGAGTATGGGATTCCATTTTACTCCCTCATGCAGATAAGGCTTAAGATAAGTCTTGATCCACGCTTCTTTTTGCTGCAATTGGCGTTCATAGGGGAATTGCTGCCAACGGCAGCCTCCGCATTTTCCAAAGTGAATGCAACGCGGTTCGATGCGATCGGAAGAAGGAACCTTGATCTCTTCCAAAAAGCTTTGATAAATCCCCTTTCGCCGCTTTAGCAAATTAGCGACCACTTGATCTCCCGGAATTGAAAAGGGCACTTCCACTTCCGTCAACCGCCCATCCTGCATTGCATAGGATCCGATCCCATGACCTTCTTTTGAGAATTCTTGAATGGATAGATCCGCAAGGCGTAATTTGTGGCGAGATGACATGAGACAGCTGCTTTTAAATTAAAGTTTAGAAAATTGGCTTATTGCTAGCTATGATAATGGATTAACAAACAATCTTTCAATATTAAAAGGCGGGTAGAATTTAACGGAAAGAGAGAGGGGATAACGATCTGATGGGAAAAGGGAGGAATTTTCCTCCCTTAGCTTGTAAGTCAGCCTGATTCTATCTGGCAACTCTTCTTGTTGGAAGCTTAGCTGTTGCGCGCTTTACAGACATTTGACGAGCTCTGAAGCTTGTGCTTGCCTTAGCAGACTTTGCTTTTGGCTTTGCTTTAACAGCTGCAGATGACTTTGATTTAGAAGCTGCGCCGGCTTTTGATTTAGCACCGCCAGCAGATTTAGCTTTTGAAGCTCCAGCAGACGCTGAAGATTTTCCTTTAGAAGAAGCTGCACCAGAAGCGGATCTGGCTGGTTTCTTTTGGCCTTTATTCTTCTTTTCAGATGAAATAGACTCTTTACGGAATAACTTTGCGATTTTTTCTAATTTAACAGTTCCTGTACGAACGCGTTGAGAAGCTGCTTTGTTACCATTTTCAGATTTTTCAAGATCTTGTGTAATGTTAGCTAAAAGTTCTCTCATTTGTTTAAAAGTGTCTTTTAATGACATGCCTAGAACTCCTCCTATTTAGAGTTATATATATTGACGATTAACTGAATATTAACTTTGGATATATTGTGCAACATTTTTCTTACAGTTTTTGAATTTTCATGCATTTTTTAGCAAAAATGCGCTTTTCTTGAATGTCCCATTAGAGATTGTCGTCGCATTCATAATGGCCTAGATTCAAATTACATTGAATAGATAGGGCCTGCTTAAAATACCTTTTCAAATGGATAGGGATTCAAAAGCAGACAAAATTTAGGACCGCTCTCATTTATCTAAGGACTTATTTCATATTAGGAAAAATAATTGTGCTGCGTATACGTAAAAAACCGTTTAAGGATGGATTCTTTTTTTATTAAGAGATAGGCAAAAGCCAGCTTAGTTTAATGGAAAATCAAGAAGAACGGCTTGAGCAATTAGAAGTAGTGAAAATTTGTCCCTCTTTTGCTAGACTAGCTAGCGCCCTATCAAATGAGCTTTGTCATCCTGATCGCATCAAAGTGCCAATGAATTAACTATGGGGGACTCTCGCAGTGGTCCAAACGGCAAAATTGATGCCATTAAGGGCATAGGTTCGTAATGGGCTTGATCATGAGGATTTATGCAAGCTTGGAAAGTCGCTCTTTATTTCTTTCTCGGAACGGTATTTTTAAACGCAACCGAGGAAGAAAATGTATTCCAATGGGGCGAAAGCCTAGCCAGCGAAGGGTTATATTTAGATGCTTTGGCTTGCTATCAGCAAGCCAGTTCTCAAACAGGCCAAGAAGACTCCCATTTGCACCTGCTTCTCTTACGCCAAGCCTTGTGCTATTTAGAGCTCAACCGTCCTCAAGAAGCTTTATCGACTCTCAAAGAAGCTGGCAATCCCCCCTCCTCTCCTGAGCAACTGTACTTAACCGCTGTGGCCTACCGGCAATTAGGCGATTATGCCCAAGCGTTAAAAGCTTTGGAGGCTTTGCCATCTTCTTTTGCGGCTCAAGCAAGCGAAGTGGAGTTGGAAAAAGGGGTCGCTTTATTTAATCTGCAAAGGCTAACTGAGGCCCAGTCTTATTTAGAATCTATCTCTTGGCAAGCAGAGAAACCCCACTTGTACGCCTTATCACGTCTATACCTTATCAGGATGTTTCTTCTTCAAGAAAACCACAAATCTGCGCAAACCCATCTTTCCTTGTTAGATGAAAAATTGCCGGAATCCCATTCATTGCATTATGAAAAGCATGAATTGGCAGGAAGGCTTTTCTTTGCCAAGGGAGAATATGAACAAGCCGCCTCTTCCTTTGAAAAAGCTCTGCCCCCTTTTCCTTGTTCTCATTGCAAATGGAAAAAGCCAACCCTTGTTTACTTAATTACGAGTTATTTGAAATGGGCGGAACAAAATTTTATCTTGCGCAAACCTTTAGACGCTATTTTTTCAAAGGCTTACTTAGCTTTGGAAGAGCTTTTGGCTGATTCTAAAGAGGAAGCGTCGTATCTTTTGCTCACTGATTTTTATTTAACACAAGCCCGCTTCCAGCAAGATAAAAATGCTTATCGGCACATTCAAGATTTAATAGCCCGCTCGCTTTTTCAGACACCGCATGGGCGCTGCCAAGCTCAGCTCAAATGTGCTGCTGCTGCTCCATCCTATCAAGAGCGAGTCCGCCTTTATGAGCAGCTGATAAACGCGATGCCGGCCGACTCTGTCCTTCAAGGCGAAATTTGGTATCATAAAGGATTAAATGACTTTGAAGAAGGCCTCGCTCTTCAGAAAGACCCCCTGCTTTTACAGTCATCCGAGCATTTACTTGAACAAGCCAGCGAGGCCTTAGCCCATGCTCATCAACTTTTTCTTCTGCATACCCCCGCCCAAGCAGCCCTTGCTTTAAAATTGCAAAGCCTTGCTTATTTTCACCAGCCTAGCGATCAGAAAAAAAAGCAATCTTTAGAACGCCTGCAAAAGCTTCTTCTTCCGCCTCTGCAGCAGACACTTAAAGAACCAGAAGAAGCCTATGCATTGATTGGACTGGTAGCCGCTGAAATTAATTCTCTAGACGAAGATGCCCTCCAGCAAACCGAAAATGTTTTAAAAGAAGGCCTAACGCTTGCTTCCGCGTCAGTTTGGAAAGAGCGTCTTTTGAAGATAATGGGAAAATTCTATTTGCAGCATCAACACTGGACGCAAGCTCGCGTCCTCTTCGATCAATTCCTACAAGATTATCCGCATTCTTTAGACAGCAGCGAGGTGCTCTACTGGCGAGCCGAATGCGCAGGGAAATTGGGCGATTTGGCGCAAAGAAAAAATGATCTGCAACAAATCTACTTAAATGACCCGCAAAGTCCCTTTGCCCCTTCGGCTTACTTTCATTTTTATTCGTATCGAGACTATATGCGCGGACACCGCAGAGCCATTAAACATTTGCAGGCTATGCCCGCTTTATTCAAAAACCACCCTCTTTTAATCAGTGCATATTATTTGATCGGACTTGATTGCATGAAAGACCACTTGTCTGAAGAAGGCTCTCTCTTGCGCAGCAAAAATGAAATAGCCGCCATCGATGCCTTTCAACTGGCCGAATCCACTTTCGACGAGCTGGCAGAGAAAAACGAGGTTCCCCCTGATTCGCTTGCTTATTTCATGCAGGTGCGCTACCTCTCCATGTTAGAGAGAGCGCAAGCAAATCTGGCGATCGCAGAGGCGTCCCAAGGAGGAAAAAAGCAAATTTATCTGGACTATGCAGAAGGCGTGTTCCAAGACCTGCAACGGGTCTTTCATTCCCCCTCTCCCTTGGTTGACGCTTGCCTTATAAAACAAGAAGCTTATCCCAAAATTCTGGAAGAGAGCGAATTCTGGCTTGCCTGCTGCTATCTGAAACATCAAAAGCGCGAAGAAGCAAATGCCCTGTTCAACCACATGCTTGATCACTATCGCCAAGCACATATCCAACACGGCTATCTGCTCTCACGCGTTTGGTATGAAAAGGGAATGGTCGCCCAGCAGCAAAAAGACTATGCTTTGGCTTTACAACATTTATTTGAAGCGGAGAAGGCTGCTGAGGCTAAGCCTTTTTTAAGTCCAGACCAAAAGCTAGATCTTTGGATCCAACAGGCATTATGCTATAAAGAGCTTAAACAATGGGACGAAGCCATGCGCCTTTTATCAAAGGCTGTCAATGACGAAGCGCTTTCGAGCCAGCGCGTTAAAGCCATGTATCTCCGCGCCGAAATCTATGCCCTTGAAGGACGCCCCGAGTTGGCCCTCAAGCAATTAGAAGCGACTTCTAAAAAGGGCGGTGAATGGGGTAAAAAAGCAAAAACGGAATTGGAACAAAATTATGGATTGTAATTATCTTTTAGATATCTCTTTCTTAGCTGACCTCTTTCATTATGGGACCAACTGGAACATTATCTTATTTATTATCATTGTATGCTCGATCATCAGTTTTACCATTTTTATTGAACGCCTGATGCAATTGCATAAATCGGAAATTGATACCAATCAATTCATTATTGCTATACGCAAGACCATTAAGGACGGCAATATTATTGAAGCGGTTCATTTTTGTGAAAAAACAGGCGGAACAATTGCCAATATTATCAAAGCAGGCTTGATCAAGCATAACCGCGGAAAAGAACAAATTGAGTCGGCGATGGAAGTAGCAGGCTTGGTAGAAATTGCCCGTTTAGAGAAAAATGCCAAAATCCTCTCTATCATTGCCCATATTGCGCCCTTAATCGGACTGCTGGGAACAGTCCTGGGATTTATCCAAGCCTTTGCCGAAATGCGGCTCAGCGGCCTGGTCGATATTTCAGCTACACGCATCGGAGAGGCTATGGAATATGCCCTTGTCACAACTGCTGCCGGACTAGTCGTTGCCATTCCTTCTGTCATTGCTTATAATTATATTGTAAGCCGGGTTGAAGGGTTTATTTTAGAAATTCAAACGACATCGGCCGAAATTGTCGATCTATTGCTTGATCGCGCAGAGGAGTTTTAATGAAGTTTCAAATGCGCTTGAAACCCTCTACGTCTCTAATTGACCTGACTCCTCTGGTCGATGTTATTTTTTTAATGCTGATCTTTTTTATCGTGACGTCTGATATTCTTCCCCTTAAATCCCTTCATATTGAAAGTCCCAAACTGACGAAAGATTCGGCCCCCCTAACAACCCAGCTCCTGCTCGTCATGGACGCCCAGCATGTCATGTATTTGGGATCGAAGAAAGCCATTGTCGATTTTAGTTCTTTAAAAGACCATTTAGAAAAGGAGATTAAATCCTTGACCCAACAAAATGGTGGCCATAGCCCGACTGTCGTTCTCAGCGTCGACCGTCGTGTCGAATATGGCTTGTTTCTCAAGCTGTTTGCCATTGCGCAGGAATGCTGCCCCCATCTGAGGCTAGTCTATCAACCGCTAGAGAGCGGCCAAGAGCCTTTGGAAGAATCTTTCTAGAGGACATTCATATGCTGAAATTAGAAAAAAGTTCTCCACACGATTCTATCGATGTTTGCTTAAGAGAGCGCGAAGGATTATTTAATTTATTGTTTGTAAAAGCTTTGGCCTTAGCCCTGCTTGTCCATGTGGGAGCTTTTCTGCTTTTTCACATTCAACCTTTTAAACTCATCTCTACCTTTGTTTTTCCTCCTGTGCATGTTCAAATGGAGCCATCTCCTCTTTTATCCGCCCCCCTTCTACTTCAACAAACAAACGAAGAAGCCTTCGATTTCTCGCCCCCACCTCTTTTGCTGCCCCGCGATCCGCTCCTATCCTCCTTTCCCTCTCAACAAGCCCTTGATTTGCCAAACGCGCCCCCCTCTTCCTTTGCTGCCTTAGAGCAGCATTATTGGCCCTCTTTAATGAGTCCCCCCCCCGTTGTAAAAAAACCGGTGATGCGACTTTTTGTATCCGGCGACTTAGCTGCCCATTCTCTTCTCTACCAGAGCCCCCTTTTGAAAAAAGAAATAGAAACACCCCCTCTACTCCCCCTTTATGCCACTTACCAAGTCCGCGTAGAAAAAGAACAAGGTACCATTTTTTGGTATGATCGCCTTCAAAGCAGCGGTGATCCAGCGTTCGATCGCTTAGCCGAACACGTTCTCCTCGATTTGCAATTTGAAACAGACTTTACAGCCCCTATCTTAACGGGCATGCTTCATTTTATCTTTTAGAGGATTTCTCAAACTCAGGTTATCCAGATTATGATGGGTTTTAATATGCCCTTTCAAAGACTGATATCGCATTCATTTAAAATTTATTTAAACCCGAAATCAAACAATTAATAATTAATTTTAATTAATACACAAACTCCATTTTCCAATAAAACCAATTCAAATTATTAAAAATTGATGAAAATCAGCTAATAAATTACAATAAACTATTTACTTTTTAAATTTATTCTAATTAATAGGCCAAGCATGTCATTTGTTCCCAGAAATGAATCGATTCTCTCGACTTCAAGCTTTAATAGCGATTTCCTTTCCCCTTCTCCTCAAACAACGAATAACGAAGGGCGAAATTGGTATTACCAACATGTCGTTCATACTGATCGTTGGTGGCGCGTTAGCCGAGCTGTTCAGGCTATAGCTTGGACTGTTTTTACTTTTGGCATCGCTTTGTTTTTTGAATCTGTGCGTACCTTATGGTTCCAGGCATGGACAGGGAAAGAGCGTATTAAAGTTTACGAGGATGACTCCGAGATAGATCTGGCTAGTTATCTGTCATACCCAATGCTGCCGCCTACTCTTCCCTTAGATCTCTCAGATGCGTTTAATCCAACGCCTCCTCCGTCCCAGTCCACAGGTATTGTTCCGTTGCCAATTCTTCCCACTTCTCCTTCCCTTCCGCCTTCGGATGAACCTCCCTCCTCTTCGGATACCTCTCCCCCTGTTCCTATGCGCCCACCTTATCCTGCCGGCACATTTCCCGACTTATCCGCTCTTGCTTTGAAAACGCTCTTGCAAAATCCACCATCCTCTCAAGCCTGTTCAATCCCCGCGCTTGAAAGCCATAAGTTCCTGGAGATTGCATTGAAAGAAAAGCTGATTGCAGAAGATACGCCGTTAGCCCTATTCCAGCAGGCGGAAGAACTGGATCTTGGCCTTTTCCAGTTTCCTATCCCTAAGGCTTTTTTGGATAAAATTTTAGCCCATCTGCCGAATTTGAAATCTATTACTCTGCCTTGCCCGCCCATGCTCAGCAGATTTTCGACAACAAGCGAGTTGCCAGTAGAGCAATTGGGATCGCCGCTCAATCTATTTGATGCCTTCCGCTATCTGTTAGCCTATCATCCTGATCGGCTTAACCTCAAGACAGACAAGATTGAAGATAGCATTCAACTATTGGGCCGCTTAAATAAAGAGGAAAGCTTTAACTTCTTTCACGTGCTTCTTAGGCAATTCGACAAAGAAACAATAAAGAATTGGCTTAATGAAGGCATAAGCTATGCGCATAAGTTTGAAACAGGATCTAGGCAAGCCTTTGATAATCTTCTTTCTATTTTCAATAACATGGATCAAGCGCAATTGCTGGCCTATTCGTCCGTCTTAGTCGACTATCCGGAAGATTACCTTCGCATGCGCAATGATTTCTTTTCCTCTTTATCTCTTGAGCGCTTTGAAAAACTAGTGGACGATTCAAATACCAGTGATTTGCTT
Above is a genomic segment from Candidatus Protochlamydia phocaeensis containing:
- the tgt gene encoding tRNA guanosine(34) transglycosylase Tgt — protein: MSSFCFNLLKKDGTSRARLGLIETAHGSIETPAFMPVGTRGSVKTLTQRHLLDLEAPILVVNAYHIMLRPGLALIQKAGGLHAFMRWPKPILTDSGGFQVASLSHLNRAIDEGLLFQSHIDGTRYTLGPRESMEAQKVMGGDIVMTLDACLPYPSSYEEALKAVERSYRWAKQCRDCPLQPHQGLFAIIHGQAYAALRQEAAHQLSRLPFEGFAIGGLSVGVPAEIRNAMIEAAELFLPIDKPRYLMGVGTPRNIIEAVMRGVDLFDCVMPTRAARHGTAFTWSGKIPIKGGRYARDFDPLDAELKGENSQYSKAYIHHLLNVGEITGLTLVSLQNLAFYLDFMQHLRQAICQDELQKFYQRICEIYPI
- the rlmD gene encoding 23S rRNA (uracil(1939)-C(5))-methyltransferase RlmD is translated as MSSRHKLRLADLSIQEFSKEGHGIGSYAMQDGRLTEVEVPFSIPGDQVVANLLKRRKGIYQSFLEEIKVPSSDRIEPRCIHFGKCGGCRWQQFPYERQLQQKEAWIKTYLKPYLHEGVKWNPILPCSPPWQYRNKMELTFSSDKAQNRYLGLILYGTRGHVFEMQECHLVNPWFVEAVKAVRQWWEESGLDAYHAGRDTGSLRTLTIREGQRTGDRLIMLTVSGNPSFALQKRHLESFVAVLRQAIEPADSSQRLSIFLRIQQIGKGRPTSFYEMLLYGPDHIREIIHLQLNDQSHALQFRVSPSAFFQPNTRQAEQLYNCALKMADLSPDSLVYDLYCGTGTLGVCCAKWAKEVIGIELNPESVLDARENIKTNGLSNMTVRSGDVGHSLAALLQEKKQRPDIVLVDPPRVGLDPRAIQHLLELQAPKLIYVSCNPATQAANLGDLLAGGYRLKEVQPVDQFPQTVHVENIIVLTR
- a CDS encoding histone, which codes for MSLKDTFKQMRELLANITQDLEKSENGNKAASQRVRTGTVKLEKIAKLFRKESISSEKKNKGQKKPARSASGAASSKGKSSASAGASKAKSAGGAKSKAGAASKSKSSAAVKAKPKAKSAKASTSFRARQMSVKRATAKLPTRRVAR
- a CDS encoding tetratricopeptide repeat protein codes for the protein MQAWKVALYFFLGTVFLNATEEENVFQWGESLASEGLYLDALACYQQASSQTGQEDSHLHLLLLRQALCYLELNRPQEALSTLKEAGNPPSSPEQLYLTAVAYRQLGDYAQALKALEALPSSFAAQASEVELEKGVALFNLQRLTEAQSYLESISWQAEKPHLYALSRLYLIRMFLLQENHKSAQTHLSLLDEKLPESHSLHYEKHELAGRLFFAKGEYEQAASSFEKALPPFPCSHCKWKKPTLVYLITSYLKWAEQNFILRKPLDAIFSKAYLALEELLADSKEEASYLLLTDFYLTQARFQQDKNAYRHIQDLIARSLFQTPHGRCQAQLKCAAAAPSYQERVRLYEQLINAMPADSVLQGEIWYHKGLNDFEEGLALQKDPLLLQSSEHLLEQASEALAHAHQLFLLHTPAQAALALKLQSLAYFHQPSDQKKKQSLERLQKLLLPPLQQTLKEPEEAYALIGLVAAEINSLDEDALQQTENVLKEGLTLASASVWKERLLKIMGKFYLQHQHWTQARVLFDQFLQDYPHSLDSSEVLYWRAECAGKLGDLAQRKNDLQQIYLNDPQSPFAPSAYFHFYSYRDYMRGHRRAIKHLQAMPALFKNHPLLISAYYLIGLDCMKDHLSEEGSLLRSKNEIAAIDAFQLAESTFDELAEKNEVPPDSLAYFMQVRYLSMLERAQANLAIAEASQGGKKQIYLDYAEGVFQDLQRVFHSPSPLVDACLIKQEAYPKILEESEFWLACCYLKHQKREEANALFNHMLDHYRQAHIQHGYLLSRVWYEKGMVAQQQKDYALALQHLFEAEKAAEAKPFLSPDQKLDLWIQQALCYKELKQWDEAMRLLSKAVNDEALSSQRVKAMYLRAEIYALEGRPELALKQLEATSKKGGEWGKKAKTELEQNYGL
- a CDS encoding MotA/TolQ/ExbB proton channel family protein is translated as MDCNYLLDISFLADLFHYGTNWNIILFIIIVCSIISFTIFIERLMQLHKSEIDTNQFIIAIRKTIKDGNIIEAVHFCEKTGGTIANIIKAGLIKHNRGKEQIESAMEVAGLVEIARLEKNAKILSIIAHIAPLIGLLGTVLGFIQAFAEMRLSGLVDISATRIGEAMEYALVTTAAGLVVAIPSVIAYNYIVSRVEGFILEIQTTSAEIVDLLLDRAEEF
- a CDS encoding ExbD/TolR family protein, encoding MKFQMRLKPSTSLIDLTPLVDVIFLMLIFFIVTSDILPLKSLHIESPKLTKDSAPLTTQLLLVMDAQHVMYLGSKKAIVDFSSLKDHLEKEIKSLTQQNGGHSPTVVLSVDRRVEYGLFLKLFAIAQECCPHLRLVYQPLESGQEPLEESF